Proteins encoded in a region of the Methanobrevibacter millerae genome:
- a CDS encoding DUF2115 domain-containing protein: protein MSGYSAMYNDFSNVAIAEEKVSPQAILKVLKEYSATISVFDLMKVNAEMIEESKYVQENYKDKSHAVYAKYFLGRIREIRNDNAIYDNDIDKEEFIDAVATLKSYHDAESLTHKTKFPLIYAIVSLYTTFVLEEPIHPVGTPFPGSLKVEEKNGVFYCPVKDANLESPNAVCKMCIAEQLDF, encoded by the coding sequence ATGAGTGGTTACAGTGCAATGTATAATGATTTTTCAAATGTTGCTATTGCTGAGGAAAAAGTATCTCCTCAGGCTATTTTGAAAGTATTAAAGGAATATTCGGCTACAATTTCAGTATTTGATTTGATGAAGGTGAACGCTGAAATGATTGAGGAAAGCAAATATGTTCAGGAAAATTACAAAGATAAAAGTCATGCTGTTTATGCCAAATATTTTTTAGGTCGCATTCGTGAAATACGTAATGATAATGCAATATATGATAATGATATTGATAAGGAAGAGTTTATTGATGCAGTAGCTACTTTAAAATCCTACCATGATGCAGAATCATTAACTCATAAGACTAAATTCCCATTAATATATGCAATCGTATCATTATACACCACTTTTGTTTTGGAAGAGCCGATTCATCCTGTTGGCACTCCATTTCCAGGGTCTCTGAAAGTTGAAGAGAAAAATGGTGTTTTTTATTGTCCAGTTAAGGATGCAAATCTTGAATCTCCTAATGCTGTTTGCAAAATGTGTATTGCAGAGCAGTTGGATTTTTAA
- a CDS encoding NCS2 family permease encodes MLDNYFNFKENGTDFKTEILAGITTFLAMAYILGVNPTMLADGGMPASGVFFATALSSGIACIIMGIVSKYPVGLAPGMGLNALFTYTIILEMGNTWETALAAVFVSSIVFLIITVSGLREKILNIIPNDLKLGIGAGIGFFLAFLGLKSCGIITSDPSTFVTMGSLLYPPALLALIGILITLIFYVQKVPAAVFFGLLATAIIGLIFTFLGFGAGDMLMPSIPKQIITLNMDTTLVGGFSRGFGQLFSNIPNLIIMIFSLVFVTFFDTTGTLMTIGRQCGFVDEDGNAKGIEKAFLSDALAGIIGSVCGTSTVTAYVESATGIGIGGRTGLTAIVTGILFILSIFISPLILSLFTSSVTAAALVIVGILMVSQLREVNWNSLVISASVFMTIIIMILSYSISIGIAWGFLIYALGTIAKGRYKEMGLGIWILAIIFLLYLFFGL; translated from the coding sequence ATGTTAGACAATTATTTTAATTTTAAGGAAAATGGTACAGATTTTAAAACAGAAATTTTAGCAGGAATTACAACATTTCTTGCAATGGCATACATCCTTGGAGTTAACCCTACAATGTTAGCAGATGGGGGAATGCCAGCGTCAGGAGTGTTTTTTGCAACGGCATTATCCTCAGGAATTGCATGTATCATAATGGGTATTGTTTCTAAATATCCTGTGGGACTTGCACCAGGTATGGGATTAAATGCATTATTTACATATACGATAATACTTGAAATGGGAAATACATGGGAAACTGCCCTGGCAGCGGTATTTGTTTCAAGTATTGTATTTTTAATAATAACTGTTTCAGGTTTGAGGGAAAAAATTTTAAATATTATTCCAAATGATTTGAAACTAGGTATAGGTGCAGGTATCGGATTTTTCTTGGCTTTCCTTGGACTTAAGAGCTGTGGAATAATCACGTCAGACCCATCAACATTTGTTACAATGGGATCCCTTTTATATCCACCAGCACTACTTGCATTAATTGGTATATTAATTACATTAATTTTTTATGTACAAAAAGTGCCTGCAGCAGTATTTTTCGGCCTGCTTGCAACTGCAATAATAGGTTTGATTTTTACATTCCTCGGATTTGGTGCAGGAGATATGTTAATGCCATCCATCCCAAAACAAATCATAACTTTAAATATGGATACAACATTAGTTGGTGGATTTTCAAGAGGATTCGGACAGCTATTTTCAAATATCCCTAATTTAATAATTATGATATTTTCATTAGTATTTGTTACATTCTTCGATACAACAGGTACATTAATGACTATTGGAAGACAATGCGGATTTGTCGATGAAGACGGAAATGCCAAAGGAATTGAAAAAGCATTCTTAAGTGATGCATTAGCTGGAATTATCGGTTCTGTTTGCGGTACAAGTACTGTGACTGCATATGTGGAAAGTGCAACGGGAATCGGCATTGGTGGAAGAACTGGATTAACAGCAATAGTTACTGGAATCCTATTCATATTATCAATATTTATCTCCCCATTAATATTATCATTATTTACTTCATCAGTAACTGCAGCGGCATTAGTTATTGTTGGAATTCTAATGGTTAGTCAGTTAAGGGAAGTAAACTGGAATAGTCTAGTTATAAGTGCATCAGTATTTATGACTATAATAATCATGATATTAAGTTACTCAATTTCTATTGGTATTGCTTGGGGATTCTTAATATATGCTCTTGGAACAATAGCCAAAGGTAGATATAAAGAAATGGGACTTGGAATTTGGATTCTTGCCATAATCTTTTTATTATATCTGTTCTTCGGATTATAG